From Arcticibacter tournemirensis, one genomic window encodes:
- a CDS encoding PA0069 family radical SAM protein has protein sequence MPFENNDDYFKGRGAQINTHNKFLKNKYVTEHIEGLDEILYENIATQIIEAHPKSIVSVSDSPDISFSYSINPYQGCEHGCLYCYARNAHEYLGFSAGLDFERKIVVKKNAAELLEKFLNKPGYKPLPIMLSGNTDCYQPIERKLKITRSLLEVFLKYKHPVSIISKNNLIVRDIDILKELAKLDLVQVNVTITSLNESLRQKLEPRTVTAKTKLMVINKLTSNGIPARVMMGPIIPGLNSDEIPALIKAAADQGALGAIFTLIRLNGAIGEIFSDWIHKAYPDRAEKVLNLIASCHGGKLNDSRWGNRMRGDGKVAESIHQLFKISVNRFLKGRSMPALNLNHFTPAAGKQGKLF, from the coding sequence ATGCCTTTTGAAAATAACGACGATTACTTTAAGGGAAGGGGAGCCCAGATAAATACCCATAATAAATTCCTTAAGAACAAATATGTTACTGAACATATAGAAGGTTTGGATGAAATACTTTATGAAAATATCGCTACACAGATTATCGAGGCTCATCCTAAATCAATTGTGAGCGTATCCGACAGTCCCGATATCTCATTTTCGTATTCAATCAACCCCTACCAGGGGTGTGAACACGGCTGTCTATATTGTTATGCCCGCAATGCGCACGAATACCTCGGTTTCAGTGCAGGGCTCGATTTTGAAAGAAAGATTGTGGTAAAGAAAAATGCTGCAGAATTACTTGAAAAGTTTCTCAACAAGCCCGGCTATAAACCTTTGCCTATAATGCTCTCAGGAAATACCGACTGCTATCAACCTATTGAAAGAAAGCTTAAAATAACGCGCTCTTTGCTCGAAGTATTCCTTAAATATAAGCACCCCGTGAGCATTATCAGCAAAAACAACCTGATTGTGAGAGATATTGACATCCTGAAAGAACTTGCAAAGCTCGATCTGGTACAGGTTAATGTAACTATTACTTCGTTGAATGAAAGCCTCAGGCAGAAACTTGAACCGCGCACAGTCACGGCAAAGACCAAGTTAATGGTGATAAACAAGCTAACATCGAATGGCATTCCCGCACGGGTAATGATGGGTCCTATAATACCGGGCCTGAATAGTGACGAGATCCCGGCCCTGATTAAAGCAGCGGCAGACCAGGGGGCTCTCGGTGCAATCTTTACCCTGATCAGGCTGAACGGCGCGATAGGAGAGATCTTCAGCGACTGGATTCACAAGGCATATCCTGACCGCGCAGAAAAAGTGCTGAACCTGATCGCATCATGTCATGGCGGAAAACTAAATGACAGCCGTTGGGGAAACAGGATGCGAGGCGATGGCAAAGTAGCCGAAAGTATTCATCAGTTATTTAAGATCTCTGTGAATCGCTTCCTTAAAGGACGATCAATGCCGGCTTTAAATTTAAATCATTTTACACCGGCTGCAGGAAAACAAGGGAAGCTCTTTTGA
- a CDS encoding zinc ribbon domain-containing protein, whose amino-acid sequence MEQTVEQRLKALYELQTIHTKIDKIRQVRGELPMEVADLEDEVAGLETRIQKIKAELDELEDSIVTRKNMIRDAQSNIKKYETQLNEVKNNREYDAISKEIEIQGLEIQVCEKKIREYGFEITNKTQVYEKAQADLEERQKDLEIKRAELNNITSETEKEEQDLSAKAKEAEVQIEERLLTAYKRLRNNAKNGLAVVTIQRDSCSGCFNQIPPQRQLDIRQHKKIIVCEHCGRILVDEALTAEHQEVSENEF is encoded by the coding sequence ATGGAACAAACCGTAGAACAAAGGCTTAAGGCTTTATACGAACTGCAAACCATCCATACTAAAATTGATAAAATCAGGCAGGTAAGGGGTGAACTTCCAATGGAAGTAGCTGATCTGGAAGATGAAGTAGCCGGCCTTGAAACCCGCATACAGAAAATTAAGGCGGAACTTGATGAGCTGGAAGATTCTATTGTCACCAGGAAAAACATGATCAGGGATGCTCAGTCGAATATTAAAAAATATGAGACTCAGCTTAACGAGGTAAAGAATAACCGTGAGTATGATGCTATTTCGAAAGAGATAGAGATTCAGGGACTGGAAATTCAGGTATGCGAGAAGAAGATCCGGGAATATGGATTTGAGATAACCAATAAAACTCAGGTATACGAGAAAGCACAGGCAGATCTTGAAGAACGGCAGAAAGACCTTGAAATAAAAAGGGCTGAGCTGAATAATATTACTTCTGAAACTGAAAAAGAAGAGCAGGACCTTTCAGCGAAAGCGAAAGAGGCCGAAGTTCAGATTGAAGAACGACTTTTAACTGCATATAAACGTTTGCGTAATAACGCTAAAAACGGCCTTGCTGTAGTAACTATCCAACGTGATTCGTGCTCGGGATGTTTTAACCAGATTCCTCCTCAGCGTCAGCTTGATATCCGCCAGCACAAGAAAATTATAGTTTGCGAGCATTGCGGACGAATCCTTGTTGACGAGGCGCTTACTGCCGAACACCAGGAAGTTAGCGAAAATGAGTTTTAA
- a CDS encoding Nif3-like dinuclear metal center hexameric protein, whose translation MKLQQICSFLETIAPLSYQEDYDNSGLITGSPDMEVTGALISLDCLEPVLDEAIRLGCNLVISHHPIVFKGLKKFNKRTYVERVVMKAIKHDIALYAIHTNFDNVLNGVNARICEKLGVKDFTILSPKGGLLKKLVTFCPSAHADIVRNALFEAGAGSIGNYSECSYNTEGFGTFKGTENTNPFVGEKGVQHREAEVRIETIYPAVIERQLIVALLQAHPYEEVAYDLYPLTNSFETGSGMVGYLSEEMDELSFLQLLKERLSAKVVRHTALRGKKVRRVAVCGGSGSFLLQRAIASGADVFVTADFKYHEFFDADGKIIISDVGHFESEQFTQELLFEIITKKFPNFALHLTSIHTNPINYLI comes from the coding sequence ATGAAGTTACAACAAATCTGCTCTTTTTTAGAAACGATAGCCCCCCTATCCTATCAGGAGGACTATGATAACTCGGGTCTGATAACAGGAAGTCCGGATATGGAAGTTACCGGCGCCCTGATTTCGCTTGACTGCCTGGAGCCTGTTTTAGACGAAGCTATACGCTTAGGATGTAACCTGGTTATTTCTCATCATCCGATTGTTTTTAAGGGCTTGAAGAAGTTCAATAAGCGGACTTATGTGGAGCGGGTGGTGATGAAAGCTATAAAACACGATATCGCGTTATATGCTATTCATACAAACTTCGATAACGTTCTTAACGGCGTGAACGCGAGAATCTGTGAAAAGCTTGGCGTCAAAGATTTTACGATACTTTCGCCGAAGGGAGGACTGTTAAAAAAGCTGGTTACTTTTTGCCCTTCCGCGCACGCTGACATAGTGAGGAACGCTCTTTTTGAAGCCGGTGCTGGTTCGATAGGCAACTATTCTGAATGCAGTTATAACACTGAAGGATTCGGCACGTTTAAAGGCACTGAAAATACAAATCCGTTTGTTGGTGAAAAAGGCGTACAGCACCGGGAAGCTGAAGTGAGGATTGAAACCATCTATCCGGCAGTAATCGAACGGCAGCTGATCGTTGCCCTTTTACAGGCGCACCCCTACGAAGAAGTAGCTTACGACCTTTATCCTTTAACTAATTCTTTTGAAACCGGGTCAGGAATGGTTGGGTACCTGTCGGAGGAGATGGATGAGCTTTCCTTTCTGCAACTACTTAAAGAAAGATTAAGTGCGAAAGTGGTACGCCATACCGCTTTACGGGGTAAAAAGGTAAGAAGAGTGGCGGTTTGCGGAGGTTCAGGAAGCTTCCTTTTGCAGAGGGCAATTGCATCGGGAGCGGATGTTTTTGTTACTGCTGATTTTAAGTATCATGAGTTTTTTGATGCCGACGGGAAAATTATTATTTCGGACGTGGGACATTTTGAAAGTGAGCAATTTACACAGGAATTGTTATTTGAAATAATTACAAAAAAATTTCCTAACTTTGCACTCCATTTAACATCAATACATACAAACCCAATAAATTATTTAATTTAA
- a CDS encoding DUF2905 domain-containing protein, with product MGSEAGKWMIVAGAFILLAGVAVYFFHDKLHWLGNLPGDLRIERENFRFYFPFTTMIIISLIINLVIRLFR from the coding sequence ATGGGCAGTGAAGCAGGAAAATGGATGATCGTTGCCGGCGCTTTTATTTTACTCGCGGGTGTGGCAGTCTATTTCTTTCATGATAAACTTCACTGGCTAGGGAATCTTCCGGGCGATCTCAGGATTGAAAGGGAAAACTTCAGATTTTATTTCCCTTTTACAACAATGATTATTATCAGCCTGATTATAAATCTTGTTATCCGGCTTTTCAGATAA
- a CDS encoding TM2 domain-containing protein encodes MDYQNLLYNLKGVTPEEFSFLQQIMNGMTPEQAQRFIMFYSGKRRSPNDILVFTLIGFLGVAGIQRFITRQIGMGILYFLTGGLCFIGTIVDAINHRSLAQEFNQDAAIECAQMVKMM; translated from the coding sequence ATGGACTATCAAAATTTACTCTACAACCTTAAAGGTGTAACCCCTGAGGAGTTCAGCTTTCTGCAACAGATTATGAACGGTATGACGCCTGAGCAGGCGCAAAGATTTATCATGTTTTATTCGGGCAAACGTCGCAGTCCGAATGATATTTTAGTTTTTACCCTTATTGGATTTCTTGGAGTGGCGGGTATACAAAGGTTCATCACCAGGCAGATCGGTATGGGAATACTGTATTTTCTTACGGGCGGCTTATGTTTTATTGGTACTATTGTTGACGCTATAAATCACAGAAGTCTTGCCCAGGAGTTTAATCAGGATGCAGCAATTGAATGCGCTCAGATGGTGAAGATGATGTAA
- a CDS encoding DUF2752 domain-containing protein, translated as MKPVNYLFELSVWVFALIALAFVNPASHHYTLCPLANLGFSWCPGCGLGRSIACILHGNFGLSFEYHWFGVPATLFLLHRIWQLSKKCLVYFGHKPT; from the coding sequence TTGAAGCCAGTAAATTATTTATTTGAGTTATCTGTATGGGTTTTTGCTCTAATTGCACTTGCTTTTGTAAACCCCGCCAGCCATCATTATACATTATGTCCGTTAGCCAACCTTGGTTTTAGCTGGTGTCCAGGTTGTGGCTTGGGACGTTCTATAGCCTGTATCCTTCATGGAAACTTTGGGCTTTCTTTTGAGTATCATTGGTTTGGGGTTCCGGCCACTCTATTTTTATTGCACAGGATTTGGCAATTGTCTAAAAAATGTTTGGTATATTTCGGGCATAAACCAACATAA
- a CDS encoding DUF4199 domain-containing protein codes for MKNAIKYGAVIGILSGIWILILHLAGAYENAYPNSDGFSWLEYLSIIIPFVGLYFGIKSFRDNYNGGRMEFFEGIFEGFKIMVVGGIIAAFFATVYIQYVAQSLKMDVMGRIGGAGVVGVLFTLAISLLLMNKQRNL; via the coding sequence ATGAAAAATGCTATTAAATACGGGGCTGTTATCGGAATTTTAAGCGGTATATGGATACTGATTCTGCATCTTGCCGGTGCATATGAAAATGCCTATCCAAACTCTGATGGATTTTCGTGGCTGGAATATTTGTCCATTATTATACCTTTTGTGGGACTGTATTTCGGAATAAAGAGCTTCAGGGATAATTATAACGGCGGCAGGATGGAATTTTTTGAAGGTATTTTCGAAGGATTTAAGATTATGGTGGTAGGTGGAATTATTGCGGCATTCTTTGCTACTGTTTATATTCAATATGTGGCTCAGTCGCTAAAGATGGATGTTATGGGACGTATAGGAGGTGCAGGTGTCGTAGGTGTTTTATTTACTTTGGCGATTTCGTTACTTTTGATGAATAAACAAAGGAACCTGTAG
- the mfd gene encoding transcription-repair coupling factor, translating into MNVREILDLYKKDSRIEKLAAVLNSGKNPRIHLKGLIGSSDAMVATAFYFLQHRNMVFIMPDREEAAYFQSDLENLFEKEILLFPSSYRKPFDFTQPDSVNVLQRAEVLNELIHATEFGKLIVTYPEALAERVINRVSLEKNTLEIATGNKLSIDFINEFLIEYDFDRVDFVYEPGQFSIRGGIVDIFSFSHDLPYRVEFFGDFIESIRTFQIEDQLSQEQVKSITIVPNVQSKFLTDHNISLLEYIDADTSIWFKDVQFTLDILSTGYKKAVELWKALSAADKNKNPDWIDPKFNFTDEKLLADQLKDFPVTEFGKQFFYQPTEVIEFETKPQPSFNKDFNLLIHNIHQNESEKISNFIFTDSAKQVERLYTIFADIDKTVKFTPVNISLREGFLDYSLKIACYTDHQIFDRYYKYKLKKGYARSQAITLKELRELKPGDYITHIDHGIGKYAGLEKVEVNGKTQEMIRLIYADNDLLYVNINSLNRISKYSGKEGMVPRMNKLGTDTWEKLKKTTKKKVKDIARDLIKIYALRKAQNGTAFLPDTYLQTELEASFIYEDTPDQEKATADVKKDMESPHPMDRLVCGDVGFGKTEIAVRAAFKAVADSKQVAVLVPTTILALQHYKTFKSRLKDFPCNIDYVNRFKSSKQIKDTLNSLQEGKVDIIIGTHRLVSKDVKFKDLGLLIIDEEQKFGVGVKEKLKQLRANVDSLTLTATPIPRTLHFSLMGARDLSIIATPPPNRQPVVTELHVFNEKLIKEAVEFEVDRGGQVFFIHNRVQDLPQLGGLIKKLVPKAHIGIAHGQLEGEQLEDVMLKFINGEYDVLVATTIIEAGLDIPNANTILINHAHMFGLSDLHQMRGRVGRSNKKAFCYLLSPPLSTLTPEARKRLSAVEEFSDLGSGFNIAMRDLDIRGSGNLLGAEQSGFIAEIGFEMYHKILDEAIQELKDDEFKDLFKDEKPRPVISFTQIDTDLEVLIPDSYVTNITERYNLYTEISKLENEEQLEAFTQNLADRFGPVPKQVRELLNTLKLQWLGKEIGFEKVSFKKHTLKGYFVSDQQSPYFESNQFGNVLQFVKANERRCNLKEVKKTLRIAVENVKDLNDAIEVLEQMYYGA; encoded by the coding sequence GTGAACGTACGGGAAATATTAGATCTGTATAAAAAAGATTCCAGGATTGAAAAACTAGCGGCAGTTTTAAATTCGGGAAAGAATCCGCGGATTCATTTAAAAGGGCTCATCGGATCCAGCGATGCTATGGTTGCTACTGCCTTTTACTTTTTGCAGCACCGGAACATGGTATTTATAATGCCCGACCGCGAAGAAGCAGCTTATTTTCAAAGCGACCTTGAAAACCTTTTTGAAAAAGAAATATTACTCTTCCCTTCCTCATACCGCAAACCATTCGATTTTACGCAACCGGATAGTGTGAATGTTCTGCAGAGGGCAGAGGTGTTAAATGAGCTCATCCACGCCACAGAATTCGGAAAGCTGATCGTAACTTACCCCGAGGCGCTGGCAGAAAGAGTAATTAACCGGGTCTCTCTTGAGAAAAACACGCTCGAAATTGCCACGGGCAATAAGCTGAGCATCGATTTTATAAATGAATTCTTAATAGAGTACGATTTTGACAGGGTTGATTTCGTTTACGAGCCAGGTCAGTTTTCTATCAGGGGAGGCATTGTCGATATTTTCTCTTTTTCGCACGACCTTCCGTACCGGGTTGAATTCTTTGGCGATTTTATTGAAAGTATCCGTACTTTTCAAATCGAAGATCAGCTTTCACAGGAACAGGTAAAAAGTATCACCATTGTTCCTAATGTACAATCGAAATTTCTTACCGATCATAATATCTCTTTGCTGGAGTATATAGATGCCGATACCTCCATCTGGTTTAAAGATGTACAGTTCACCCTCGATATCCTCAGCACAGGTTACAAAAAAGCGGTAGAGTTATGGAAAGCGTTATCGGCAGCAGATAAAAACAAAAACCCTGATTGGATAGATCCTAAATTCAACTTCACCGATGAGAAGCTGCTGGCAGATCAACTTAAAGACTTCCCGGTAACCGAATTTGGCAAGCAGTTTTTCTATCAGCCTACCGAGGTTATTGAATTTGAAACCAAGCCGCAGCCCTCTTTTAATAAAGATTTCAATCTCCTGATTCATAACATCCATCAGAATGAATCAGAGAAAATAAGCAATTTTATCTTTACCGATTCGGCCAAACAGGTAGAACGCTTATATACTATTTTCGCCGATATCGATAAAACGGTAAAGTTTACCCCGGTTAATATCTCCCTTCGGGAGGGATTTCTAGACTATAGCTTAAAGATCGCCTGTTATACCGATCACCAGATTTTCGATCGCTATTACAAATACAAACTCAAAAAAGGATATGCCCGCTCGCAAGCTATTACCCTGAAAGAACTCAGAGAGCTAAAGCCGGGCGACTATATCACCCATATTGATCATGGTATCGGTAAATACGCCGGACTTGAAAAAGTGGAGGTGAATGGCAAAACCCAGGAAATGATCCGCCTGATCTACGCCGACAATGACCTTCTTTATGTGAATATTAACTCCTTAAACCGCATTTCTAAATATTCAGGTAAAGAAGGAATGGTTCCCAGGATGAATAAGTTAGGGACAGACACCTGGGAGAAGCTCAAAAAAACGACAAAAAAAAAAGTAAAGGACATCGCCCGGGACCTGATTAAGATTTACGCCTTGCGTAAAGCACAGAACGGAACCGCGTTCCTTCCTGATACTTATCTCCAGACTGAGCTTGAAGCATCTTTCATTTATGAAGACACGCCCGACCAGGAAAAGGCCACGGCCGACGTAAAGAAAGATATGGAATCGCCCCATCCTATGGACCGTCTGGTATGCGGCGACGTGGGCTTTGGAAAGACTGAAATTGCCGTGAGGGCCGCTTTTAAGGCTGTAGCCGACAGCAAACAGGTAGCAGTGCTTGTTCCTACTACTATTCTTGCCCTGCAGCATTATAAAACCTTTAAATCGCGTTTGAAGGATTTTCCCTGTAACATAGATTATGTAAATCGTTTTAAGTCTAGCAAGCAAATTAAGGATACACTAAACAGCCTACAGGAAGGAAAGGTCGATATTATCATAGGTACCCACCGCCTCGTAAGTAAAGACGTAAAGTTCAAAGACCTCGGCCTTCTTATAATCGATGAGGAACAGAAATTCGGAGTCGGTGTAAAAGAAAAACTCAAGCAGCTGCGAGCCAATGTAGATTCGCTGACTTTGACGGCCACACCTATACCACGCACATTGCATTTTTCGCTGATGGGAGCGAGGGACCTCTCTATTATAGCCACCCCTCCGCCAAACAGACAGCCGGTAGTTACAGAATTGCATGTCTTTAACGAAAAACTCATCAAGGAAGCTGTCGAATTTGAAGTCGACCGGGGAGGGCAGGTATTTTTTATTCACAACCGGGTACAGGATCTTCCTCAGCTAGGGGGATTAATTAAAAAACTGGTACCAAAAGCGCACATAGGTATAGCGCACGGACAGTTGGAAGGAGAGCAGCTGGAGGATGTTATGCTGAAATTTATAAACGGCGAGTACGATGTGCTGGTGGCCACCACAATTATTGAAGCCGGTCTGGATATTCCAAATGCCAACACTATCCTCATTAACCATGCCCACATGTTTGGACTAAGCGATCTTCACCAGATGCGTGGCAGGGTTGGCCGTTCCAATAAAAAAGCGTTCTGCTACCTGTTAAGTCCTCCGCTTTCAACCTTAACACCCGAAGCAAGAAAACGCCTCAGTGCAGTCGAAGAATTCTCCGACCTTGGAAGCGGTTTCAATATTGCTATGCGTGATTTGGACATTAGAGGCAGCGGAAACCTCCTCGGTGCAGAACAGAGTGGATTTATTGCCGAGATTGGGTTCGAAATGTATCATAAAATCCTCGACGAAGCCATCCAGGAGCTGAAGGACGACGAGTTTAAGGACCTTTTCAAGGACGAAAAGCCCCGTCCTGTTATTTCTTTCACTCAAATAGATACCGATCTGGAAGTGTTGATACCAGATAGTTATGTAACCAACATTACAGAACGATATAACCTCTACACAGAGATTTCCAAGCTCGAAAACGAAGAACAACTTGAAGCGTTTACCCAGAACTTAGCCGACCGTTTCGGTCCCGTACCAAAGCAGGTGAGGGAGTTATTAAATACTTTAAAGCTGCAATGGCTCGGTAAGGAAATCGGTTTTGAGAAAGTGTCTTTCAAAAAGCATACTCTGAAAGGTTATTTCGTGTCCGACCAGCAGTCGCCCTACTTCGAAAGCAACCAGTTCGGCAACGTTCTTCAGTTCGTAAAAGCAAATGAACGCCGCTGTAACCTCAAAGAAGTAAAGAAAACCTTAAGAATTGCCGTAGAGAACGTCAAAGACCTGAACGACGCAATAGAAGTGCTGGAACAGATGTACTATGGGGCTTAG
- a CDS encoding energy transducer TonB, producing MEETEKPEEEVPVYKDRSLLYMGIGLGLLILIMGYLTLFVDDPWKIFRKDEVPEKVLDEGNSSILNKSESMSDEEVRASLVKFIEAFYYDQRKGYFDPPSYFAKITVTFYNYHNLNYQRLKDIYWKRLADMHNFSRNWVVSSLDFERKDSKIIASYWTKESYFKPSVREQYSADIKYEMIIDEEGKIESLRDIEVRNEVANKVAPDSALLNTELIEASPAVVSQDADSKVYDMNLVESAPEFNGGQRELNKYISNNIKYPAAARQNNIQGKVYLSFIVEKDGSINDIKVKQGIGSGCDEEAIRVLRSSPKWKPGMIKGSAVRTYCILPVTFQLE from the coding sequence ATGGAAGAAACTGAAAAACCTGAAGAAGAAGTACCGGTATACAAGGACCGTTCACTGTTATATATGGGCATTGGATTGGGATTGTTGATCCTGATAATGGGATATCTGACTCTCTTTGTAGACGACCCCTGGAAAATATTCAGAAAGGATGAAGTGCCCGAAAAGGTTTTAGACGAGGGAAACTCATCTATTCTTAACAAGAGCGAGTCGATGAGTGACGAGGAGGTCAGGGCCTCTCTGGTTAAGTTTATTGAAGCCTTCTACTATGATCAGCGTAAGGGGTATTTTGATCCACCAAGCTATTTTGCGAAAATTACGGTCACTTTCTACAATTATCACAATCTTAATTACCAGCGTTTAAAAGATATATACTGGAAACGACTGGCTGATATGCATAATTTCAGTCGCAACTGGGTTGTATCTTCCCTGGATTTTGAAAGAAAAGATTCGAAAATTATCGCGAGCTACTGGACGAAAGAATCCTATTTCAAACCCTCTGTCAGGGAACAGTACTCGGCAGATATTAAATATGAAATGATCATTGATGAGGAAGGAAAAATAGAATCTTTGCGAGATATAGAGGTTCGTAATGAGGTGGCTAATAAAGTAGCACCTGATTCGGCTTTATTGAATACAGAACTGATAGAGGCTTCTCCAGCTGTTGTGTCTCAGGATGCCGATTCGAAGGTATACGATATGAATCTTGTTGAATCCGCTCCCGAGTTTAACGGAGGCCAGCGCGAATTGAATAAATATATTTCCAATAATATTAAGTACCCGGCTGCAGCCCGCCAGAATAATATCCAAGGGAAGGTTTACCTCTCATTTATTGTTGAGAAAGACGGATCTATAAATGATATTAAGGTGAAGCAGGGTATCGGCAGCGGATGTGATGAAGAAGCTATCCGGGTTTTAAGAAGTTCTCCAAAGTGGAAGCCCGGAATGATCAAAGGAAGTGCGGTTAGAACTTACTGCATTCTGCCGGTGACTTTTCAGCTGGAATGA
- a CDS encoding phosphatidate cytidylyltransferase: MKTRAITGFFFVLVMLSAVLLGEITFSIFFLVLSLLSLNEFYQLVKTEETRPVRAGGILLGLSIFVPVILHFIYGYNIHWILISVPVSVLICISELFRKEKKPFHSIAYTFFGVLMVIVPFSFYTAAAFSNGEYSFHYSLGFLLLLWASDTGAYLFGIKLGKNKLFERHSPKKTWEGFFGGMITSLAVAFILSTQFTELSSLNWAVISFLIVVGGTFGDLFESMLKRSMNVKDSGSLLPGHGGLLDRFDGLLLSAPLVYVYLYLIFSV, encoded by the coding sequence ATGAAAACAAGAGCCATTACTGGTTTTTTCTTTGTATTAGTTATGCTTTCGGCCGTGTTGCTGGGCGAGATTACTTTTTCCATTTTCTTTTTAGTACTAAGTCTTTTAAGTCTGAATGAATTTTATCAGCTTGTAAAAACAGAAGAGACAAGGCCTGTACGTGCGGGTGGTATTCTGCTTGGCCTAAGTATTTTTGTACCTGTTATACTTCATTTCATTTACGGATATAATATTCATTGGATATTGATATCAGTGCCGGTTTCCGTGCTGATCTGTATCAGCGAACTATTTCGTAAGGAGAAGAAACCTTTTCATTCTATAGCGTATACTTTTTTTGGGGTCCTGATGGTGATAGTACCCTTTAGTTTTTATACTGCAGCAGCTTTTAGCAACGGAGAGTACAGCTTTCATTATTCGCTGGGCTTTCTGCTTCTTTTATGGGCCAGCGATACCGGCGCCTACCTTTTTGGCATAAAGTTAGGGAAGAATAAGCTTTTTGAACGCCACTCACCGAAGAAAACCTGGGAAGGGTTTTTCGGTGGGATGATCACCAGTCTGGCGGTTGCTTTTATATTGAGCACGCAGTTTACAGAACTATCGTCTCTGAACTGGGCTGTTATCTCTTTTCTGATTGTGGTGGGAGGGACTTTTGGCGACCTTTTTGAATCCATGCTGAAGCGAAGTATGAATGTTAAGGATTCAGGATCGTTATTACCTGGTCACGGGGGATTACTTGACCGTTTCGATGGATTGCTTTTGTCAGCTCCCCTGGTGTATGTTTATTTATATTTGATTTTTTCTGTCTAA
- a CDS encoding putative signal transducing protein, producing the protein MSKMDSEWVKVYTSHDYFKSEIVRQVLTEHEVDAVVLDKQGFPYRIGEVEVYVHQSNFNRAIEIIISSEL; encoded by the coding sequence ATGAGCAAAATGGATAGTGAATGGGTGAAAGTATATACCTCACACGACTACTTTAAGTCGGAAATTGTGCGCCAGGTTCTTACCGAGCATGAAGTGGATGCGGTGGTACTCGATAAGCAGGGATTCCCCTATCGTATAGGTGAAGTTGAGGTCTACGTCCATCAGAGTAATTTTAACAGGGCGATCGAGATTATTATTAGTTCGGAGTTATGA
- a CDS encoding CPBP family intramembrane glutamic endopeptidase — translation MPQYGSIKRHPLTSLLLLILLFLTCYIVFAFIAFFLASLMYGKDILAIAAGDVDTGMLRLIQGVTSAGAFILPPLILSWTERKYGINYFGDYKNASVQLILLTVVIMFVSSPFLEWTIRINQNMHLPEFLRGLENWMREKEDQLENMTKQLLTMNSISDFLINLLIIALIPAIGEELVFRGGVQNIFSRWTGNYHLGIWIAAILFSAIHVQFFGFIPRMLLGALFGYLFVWSRSIWIPVLAHFINNGTAVTGAYFLQRKGKSLEELDKIQDNSSPYMVVVSIVFASLILWAFYTYRTKTNLIDEQNG, via the coding sequence ATGCCTCAGTACGGGTCAATCAAACGTCATCCTTTAACTTCTCTGCTTTTGCTGATATTATTATTTTTAACGTGCTATATAGTTTTTGCGTTTATAGCTTTCTTTCTCGCCTCGTTGATGTATGGAAAAGATATTCTTGCTATTGCAGCAGGTGATGTAGATACTGGTATGCTTCGATTGATCCAGGGAGTCACTTCTGCAGGTGCGTTCATTCTCCCGCCTCTCATTTTATCGTGGACGGAACGAAAATATGGGATTAACTATTTTGGAGATTACAAGAATGCCAGTGTTCAGCTCATTTTGCTAACTGTAGTGATCATGTTCGTTTCATCTCCTTTTTTGGAGTGGACGATCCGGATAAACCAAAACATGCATCTTCCTGAGTTTTTAAGGGGACTCGAGAACTGGATGAGAGAAAAAGAGGATCAGCTTGAAAATATGACAAAGCAGCTTCTGACAATGAATAGCATATCCGATTTTCTGATAAATCTGCTTATCATTGCACTGATTCCGGCCATCGGGGAAGAATTGGTTTTCAGAGGGGGCGTTCAGAATATTTTCAGCAGGTGGACGGGAAACTATCACCTGGGCATATGGATTGCTGCTATTTTATTCAGCGCTATTCATGTTCAGTTCTTTGGGTTTATACCACGGATGCTGCTTGGAGCTTTGTTCGGATATCTCTTTGTATGGAGCAGAAGCATCTGGATACCGGTACTTGCACATTTTATCAATAACGGAACTGCGGTTACGGGAGCTTATTTTCTTCAAAGGAAGGGTAAGTCGCTGGAAGAACTGGATAAAATACAGGATAATTCTTCACCTTATATGGTGGTGGTAAGTATAGTTTTCGCCTCTCTTATTTTATGGGCATTCTACACTTACCGTACTAAAACGAATTTAATTGATGAGCAAAATGGATAG